Proteins encoded in a region of the Stieleria neptunia genome:
- a CDS encoding 3-keto-disaccharide hydrolase — MNTRRQFIQCGIAAAAGVSISSAHAQASGEWKSLFDGKTLKGWKKVPRIYVHNAIGDAKTPEAVEAAIKKTLDWHRSQNSELHRHLGDWKVVDGAIVGGQDPPGSRMGAYLMTEETYGDFELEYEMRPDWQTDTGVLVRQHKAGTIGIQVLCDHRPSGGIGGFFTNGLGSYLAAPVVVDGDIGENFKVENLREGEIQSKFPRAKVSGAATYEQFRKVWNVNGWNRFRVRCVGANPVLTAWVNDLEMGTLDTADTGVPGYDPAIIGQRVGSRGHIGLEVHSNSPKKGWNQWAKGAVSRWRNIRVKEIGA; from the coding sequence ATGAATACCCGACGACAATTCATTCAGTGCGGTATCGCAGCCGCAGCTGGCGTCTCGATCTCATCGGCGCACGCCCAAGCCAGCGGCGAATGGAAATCACTCTTCGATGGAAAGACCCTCAAGGGCTGGAAGAAAGTCCCTCGCATCTACGTCCACAACGCCATTGGCGATGCGAAGACGCCCGAAGCTGTCGAGGCGGCCATAAAGAAGACGTTGGATTGGCACCGCTCGCAGAACAGCGAGCTCCACCGCCATCTTGGAGACTGGAAAGTGGTCGATGGCGCGATCGTTGGCGGACAGGATCCTCCCGGAAGCCGTATGGGTGCATACCTCATGACCGAGGAAACTTACGGCGATTTCGAACTTGAATACGAAATGCGTCCCGACTGGCAGACCGACACTGGCGTGCTGGTCCGTCAACACAAAGCAGGAACGATTGGGATTCAGGTGCTCTGTGATCACCGGCCTTCCGGCGGTATCGGCGGATTCTTCACCAACGGTCTCGGCAGTTACCTTGCGGCTCCCGTCGTTGTCGACGGCGACATCGGAGAAAACTTCAAGGTGGAGAATCTCCGCGAGGGCGAAATCCAATCCAAATTCCCTCGCGCCAAAGTTTCGGGTGCGGCCACCTATGAGCAGTTTCGCAAAGTATGGAACGTGAACGGCTGGAACCGCTTCCGCGTTCGCTGCGTCGGCGCCAATCCTGTCCTCACCGCCTGGGTGAACGATCTCGAAATGGGCACCCTCGATACCGCCGACACCGGTGTTCCGGGATACGATCCGGCCATCATCGGGCAACGCGTGGGCAGCCGCGGCCACATCGGTCTCGAGGTTCACAGCAACAGCCCGAAGAAGGGCTGGAACCAGTGGGCCAAGGGAGCCGTGAGCCGGTGGCGAAACATTCGCGTCAAGGAGATCGGAGCGTAA
- a CDS encoding sulfatase-like hydrolase/transferase, with the protein MKNTLAALWVIAMAIAVSAFGKNAGADEWVSLFNGKDIEGWEQKGGEATYKVEDGCIVGTTKPRTPNSFLCPPNSYGDFELTFDVKCDPDLNSGVQIRSTSYAAHIPAGLSEQETAKAKRRVDTNSLFGPQVEIAATGRAAGVWFEGVGGWLLDPNPEVANEVYKKDGWNSFRVLAKGKSIQVWINGTKVCDGRDNRTLLAKGRLGFQVHGVGEKTEPLSVRWKNIKIREVQTQPNVLFILTDDQRYDALSCMGHPHLKTPHIDRLANEGLLFQNHFCTTSLCSPSRASILSGLYAHTHGVSNNFTEYPESMISFPMRLQESGYETAYVGKWHMGEKNDMPRPGFDHFVTHKGQGKYFDTEFNFNGKDRRVVEGYYTTVVTDMAMDWIEDRDSDKPWAIMVGHKAPHSFYFPEEKYQHAFDSADIQYPKSAFNLGDKPAWFKKRLDTWHGIYGPLFDWRKKFPDKSPEAVKDFAQMVRAYWGTLLSVDDSVGRLYKFLEDRGELDNTLVIFTSDNGLLEGEHGMVDKRTGHEPSIRIPLVARYPGLTKQGKVIPQITATIDFAPTILDICGAEPLEKVHGHSWKRLAQGDDSDWRTSFYYEYNYEHQFPYTPNVRALRTDRWKYIRYPHGDGSPDRHMAELYDLKVDPGENKNLINDEAHADVVKELRAELDRLIAVHGDGKPDEMPVDQGIQSGLPEESIR; encoded by the coding sequence ATGAAGAACACTTTGGCGGCTTTATGGGTGATCGCAATGGCGATTGCTGTAAGTGCGTTTGGAAAGAACGCTGGAGCCGACGAATGGGTCAGCCTCTTCAATGGCAAAGACATCGAAGGCTGGGAACAGAAAGGCGGCGAAGCAACCTACAAGGTTGAGGATGGGTGTATTGTTGGGACCACCAAACCACGCACGCCTAACTCCTTTCTTTGCCCACCAAACAGCTACGGCGACTTCGAGCTAACATTTGACGTCAAGTGTGACCCCGACCTCAACTCGGGCGTACAGATTCGTTCGACTTCCTACGCCGCTCACATCCCCGCAGGCCTTTCGGAACAAGAGACTGCGAAGGCAAAAAGGAGAGTTGATACGAATTCTCTTTTTGGGCCGCAGGTAGAAATTGCGGCAACTGGCAGGGCCGCTGGTGTCTGGTTTGAAGGTGTCGGTGGCTGGCTGTTGGATCCGAATCCTGAAGTTGCGAACGAAGTCTATAAGAAAGACGGATGGAACAGTTTTCGTGTTCTCGCGAAGGGTAAGTCGATCCAGGTGTGGATCAACGGCACAAAGGTTTGCGACGGCAGGGACAATCGCACACTTCTTGCGAAGGGCCGTCTCGGTTTTCAGGTCCATGGTGTTGGTGAGAAGACTGAACCACTTTCGGTTCGTTGGAAGAATATCAAGATTCGTGAAGTTCAAACGCAACCCAATGTTCTGTTCATACTGACGGATGACCAGCGGTACGATGCCTTAAGTTGCATGGGGCATCCACATCTGAAAACGCCCCATATCGACAGGCTGGCCAATGAAGGCCTACTCTTTCAAAATCACTTTTGCACGACCAGCCTCTGCTCTCCGAGTAGGGCATCGATCCTGAGCGGACTCTACGCTCACACGCACGGCGTCTCCAACAACTTTACCGAATATCCGGAGAGCATGATCAGCTTTCCCATGCGACTGCAGGAGTCGGGTTACGAAACGGCGTACGTCGGCAAGTGGCACATGGGCGAAAAGAACGACATGCCCCGCCCCGGCTTTGATCATTTCGTTACCCATAAAGGCCAGGGGAAGTACTTTGACACTGAGTTCAATTTCAACGGGAAAGATCGGCGTGTTGTTGAGGGATATTACACAACCGTCGTAACCGACATGGCGATGGACTGGATCGAGGATCGCGATTCCGACAAACCCTGGGCAATCATGGTGGGACACAAGGCTCCGCACAGTTTTTACTTCCCGGAGGAGAAATACCAACACGCGTTTGATTCCGCGGATATCCAGTATCCCAAGAGTGCGTTTAACCTGGGCGACAAGCCAGCCTGGTTCAAGAAGCGGCTGGATACCTGGCACGGGATCTATGGGCCGTTATTTGACTGGCGAAAAAAGTTCCCGGACAAAAGCCCAGAGGCTGTCAAAGACTTTGCCCAAATGGTTCGCGCCTATTGGGGGACGCTTCTTTCGGTCGACGACAGCGTTGGCCGTCTCTACAAGTTCTTGGAAGATCGCGGCGAGCTGGACAACACGCTGGTGATTTTCACGTCGGACAACGGTTTACTTGAAGGCGAGCATGGCATGGTCGATAAACGGACCGGGCACGAACCATCGATTCGCATTCCACTTGTCGCTCGCTATCCAGGCTTGACCAAGCAAGGCAAAGTCATTCCACAGATTACAGCGACCATTGATTTCGCTCCGACGATCCTCGATATCTGTGGCGCGGAGCCGCTTGAGAAAGTTCACGGCCACAGTTGGAAGCGGCTTGCTCAAGGTGATGACTCGGATTGGCGAACGAGTTTCTACTACGAGTACAACTACGAGCACCAGTTTCCATACACGCCGAACGTGCGTGCCCTGAGAACCGATCGTTGGAAATACATTCGGTATCCACACGGAGATGGTTCACCCGATCGGCATATGGCCGAGCTTTACGATTTGAAGGTCGATCCGGGTGAAAACAAGAACTTGATCAACGACGAAGCCCATGCGGATGTTGTCAAAGAACTTCGGGCTGAACTCGATCGATTAATCGCCGTGCACGGGGATGGCAAGCCGGATGAAATGCCCGTGGATCAGGGGATTCAATCTGGCTTGCCGGAAGAATCAATTCGTTAG